A window of Zingiber officinale cultivar Zhangliang chromosome 5A, Zo_v1.1, whole genome shotgun sequence contains these coding sequences:
- the LOC121981156 gene encoding GDSL esterase/lipase At4g10955-like, with the protein MAKGSLATVNAGAAGGGEEGKKKAVEVMAVAAVEVAHPYDFHVSGPRNFSSPNWKDLIRSSWRDPNYKRMVMACFIQAVYLLELDRQEKRNAENGLAPKWWKTFKYKLTQTLEDERDGSIYGAVLEWDRSAALSDLILMRPAGAPRAVLALRGTLLKSPTIRRDLEDDLRFLAWESLKGSVRYHGALQALNAMVENFGSNNVCIGGHSLGAGFALQVGKTLAKQGVFVECHLFNPPSVSLAMSIRNMGEKAGFLWRRIKSSLPSKGETSLDAKEKNSVSCAKVFGTETKKWIPHLYVNNSDYICCYYNDTSGTAVATDVSTEKAKTSNGHGEAMAKLFVMCKGPQKFLEAHGLEQWWCDEVELQQALHNSKLINMQLRSLYSAPASGKL; encoded by the exons ATGGCGAAGGGCTCCTTGGCGACGGTTAATGCAGGAGCGgcaggaggaggagaggaagggaagaagaaagcGGTCGAGGTGATGGCGGTGGCGGCGGTGGAGGTTGCCCACCCGTACGACTTTCATGTGTCCGGCCCCCGAAACTTCTCCTCCCCCAACTGGAAAGATCTCATCCGCTCAAGCTG GAGAGATCCAAACTACAAAAGGATGGTAATGGCTTGTTTCATACAGGCCGTTTACTTGCTAGAGCTAGACAGACAAGAAAAGAGAAATGCAGAGAATGGACTTGCTCCAAAATGGTGGAAAACCTTCAAATATAAACTAACACAGACTCTTGAAGATGAGAGAGATGGATCCATATATGGCGCAGTCTTAGAATGGGATCGATCTGCTGCGTTATCAGATCTTATATTGATGCGACCAGCTGGAGCTCCAAGGGCTGTACTAGCACTCCGGGGCACGTTACTGAAGAGTCCAACTATTAGAAGAGATTTAGAAGATGATCTTCGCTTCCTGGCTTGGGAAAGCTTGAAAGGTTCAGTTAGGTATCATGGAGCTCTGCAAGCACTTAATGCCATGGTTGAAAACTTTGGCAGCAACAATGTGTGCATCGGTGGGCATTCCCTGGGAGCTGGATTTGCTCTACAAGTGGGGAAAACATTGGCCAAACAAGGTGTTTTTGTGGAGTGCCATTTGTTCAATCCACCTTCTGTATCGTTGGCAATGAGTATAAGAAATATGGGTGAGAAGGCCGGCTTTCTCTGGAGAAGAATTAAGAGCAGTTTACCCTCAAAGGGTGAAACTTCTCTTGATGCAAAGGAGAAAAATTCTGTGAGTTGTGCGAAGGTATTTGGTACCGAGACAAAGAAATGGATACCACATTTGTATGTGAACAATAGTGACTACATTTGTTGTTATTACAATGACACTAGTGGTACTGCTGTTGCTACTGATGTTAGCACAGAGAAAGCTAAAACGAGTAATGGTCATGGAGAAGCAATGGCCAAGCTTTTTGTCATGTGCAAAGGGCCACAGAAGTTTCTTGAAGCTCATGGGTTGGAGCAGTGGTGGTGCGATGAAGTAGAACTCCAACAGGCACTTCATAACAGTAAGCTGATAAATATGCAACTAAGGTCTTTATATTCGGCTCCAGCCTCTGGAAAGTTATGA
- the LOC121981157 gene encoding 3-ketoacyl-CoA synthase 4-like has product MKGSKAASFKLYANLAYCYIVDHLLTLSLLVSAAAMTMAAMKLDWFLELRFQWDDRAHLLLLLLVLVVAGVSLYLIMSRPRDVYLVDFACHLPPADLKLSVKMMEERLRSSGKFDDETIEFQLKLFGRSGIGEESYVSPALHQVSLCHSMEAALAETQQVIFDALDSLFARTGLRPRDVDLLIVNSSIFNPTPSISAMIVNHYRLRSNVRTFNLGGMGCSASLIAVDLARDLLQVHNPAYAIVVSTENLTYNLYAGRRREMLVPNCIFRMGGAAVLLSNRRADRSRAKYRLTHVVRTHHGGDKAYRCVFQEEDEEGNIGVALSKDVMPVVAGALRDNISALGWRVLPLAEQLRFLAEKAVAAMTKRKAARAPDFKRAFEHFCFHAGGKAEIDNLASGLRLRPIDAEPSRMTLHRFGNTSSSSIWYELAYIEAKGRVRKGHRVWQIAFGSGFKCNSAVWQAMRDVTPPTDGPWLDCIHLYPVPTPDDDHLPPQSHQ; this is encoded by the exons ATGAAGGGGAGCAAAGCGGCGAGCTTTAAGCTGTACGCCAATCTGGCCTACTGCTACATCGTCGACCACCTTCTCACCCTCTCCCTACTCGTCTCCGCCGCCGCCATGACGATGGCCGCGATGAAGCTTGACTGGTTTCTTGAGCTCCGCTTCCAATGGGACGACAGAGCTCACCTGCTCTTGCTGCTCCTCGTCCTCGTCGTCGCCGGAGTGTCGTTATATCTCATAATGAGCCGGCCGCGCGACGTCTACCTGGTGGACTTCGCTTGCCACCTGCCTCCGGCCGACCTTAAGCTCTCCGTCAAGATGATGGAGGAGCGGTTGCGCTCCAGCGGCAAGTTCGACGACGAGACGATCGAGTTCCAGCTCAAGCTGTTCGGCCGCTCCGGCATCGGCGAGGAGTCCTACGTCTCGCCGGCGCTTCATCAGGTGAGTCTCTGCCACTCCATGGAAGCTGCCCTCGCCGAGACCCAGCAAGTCATCTTCGACGCCCTCGACTCCCTCTTCGCCCGCACCGGCCTCCGGCCCCGCGACGTCGACCTTCTCATCGTCAACTCCAGCATCTTCAACCCCACCCCCTCCATCTCCGCCATGATCGTCAACCACTACCGCCTCCGCTCGAACGTCCGCACCTTCAACTTGGGCGGCATGGGCTGCAGCGCCAGCCTCATCGCCGTCGACCTCGCCCGCGACCTCCTCCAG GTGCACAATCCGGCCTACGCCATCGTCGTTAGCACCGAGAACCTAACCTATAACTTGTACGCCGGCCGCCGCCGGGAGATGCTGGTGCCCAACTGCATCTTCCGCATGGGCGGCGCAGCTGTGCTGCTTTCCAACCGCCGCGCCGACAGAAGCCGCGCCAAGTATAGACTAACCCACGTGGTGCGCACCCACCACGGGGGCGACAAGGCCTACCGCTGCGTGTTCCAGGAGGAGGACGAAGAGGGGAACATTGGCGTGGCGCTGTCCAAGGACGTGATGCCGGTGGTCGCAGGCGCGCTCCGCGACAACATCTCGGCGCTAGGCTGGCGGGTGCTGCCGCTGGCGGAGCAGCTAAGGTTCCTGGCGGAAAAGGCGGTGGCCGCGATGACGAAGAGGAAGGCGGCGCGTGCGCCGGACTTCAAGAGGGCGTTCGAGCACTTCTGCTTCCACGCCGGCGGGAAGGCGGAGATCGATAATCTGGCGTCGGGCCTGCGGCTCCGGCCCATCGACGCGGAGCCGTCGCGCATGACGCTGCACCGCTTCGGCAACACGTCGTCGAGCTCCATCTGGTACGAGCTGGCCTACATCGAGGCGAAGGGGCGGGTGCGGAAGGGCCACCGCGTGTGGCAGATTGCCTTCGGCAGCGGCTTCAAGTGCAACAGCGCCGTCTGGCAGGCCATGCGCGACGTCACGCCGCCAACCGACGGCCCGTGGCTCGACTGCATCCACCTCTACCCGGTTCCAACGCCCGACGACGACCATCTCCCTCCGCAATCGCACCAGTAA
- the LOC121981155 gene encoding probable 3-ketoacyl-CoA synthase 20, with product MAVVVKLLYLCMPCLLAALLSCLSTSSAVASSTLLVSIGLLCLTRRPRPVYLVDFACVKPSEDYAATRGRIMAQFTSAGEFTDETVAFQRRMLERCGIGDAAYIPASLLSRPVEMTFRTAREEAEAVVFPAVDEVLRKTGLAARDVDIVVTNCSVYTPTPSYAAMIVNRYKMRSDVVSYNLAGMGCSAGLIAIDLVKHLLQVHPNSCALVVSTENITLNAYLGNNRSMLVTNSLFRMGAAAIVLSNRHCDRRRAHYQLLHAVRTHRGADDRSYSCVTQAEDGEGKLGVALSKDLMAVAGAALKVNISTLGPLVLPFSEQLLFLAALVLKKVFKARSAAAGYVPDFKTAFEHFCVHAGGRAVLEELEKSLRLSPWHMEPSRMTLYRFGNTSSSSLWYELAYCEAKGRIRCGDRVWQIAFGSGFKCNSAVWRSLKTIETADQAKSNPWRDEISKFPVHVPKEAPLAP from the exons ATGGCAGTAGTAGTGAAGCTTCTCTACTTGTGCATGCCTTGCCTCCTCGCAGCCCTCCTTTCCTGCCTCTCTACCTCCTCGGCGGTCGCTAGCTCGACCCTGCTGGTTTCCATTGGCCTCCTCTGCCTGACGCGCCGGCCGCGTCCGGTCTACCTGGTGGACTTCGCCTGCGTCAAGCCGAGCGAGGACTACGCGGCGACGCGCGGCCGGATCATGGCTCAGTTCACCAGCGCCGGCGAGTTTACCGACGAGACGGTGGCGTTCCAGCGGCGGATGCTGGAGCGGTGCGGCATCGGCGACGCGGCCTACATCCCGGCGTCGCTGCTGAGCCGGCCCGTCGAGATGACCTTCCGGACGGCGCGCGAGGAGGCCGAGGCGGTCGTCTTCCCGGCGGTCGACGAGGTGCTCCGCAAGACCGGGCTGGCGGCGCGGGATGTCGACATCGTGGTGACCAACTGCAGCGTCTACACCCCGACGCCGTCGTACGCCGCCATGATCGTCAACCGCTACAAGATGCGGAGCGACGTCGTCAGCTACAACTTGGCCGGGATGGGCTGCAGCGCCGGCCTGATCGCCATTGATCTCGTCAAGCATCTCCTTCAG GTGCACCCGAATAGCTGCGCGCTGGTGGTGAGCACCGAGAACATAACGCTGAACGCCTACTTGGGCAACAACCGCTCCATGCTCGTGACCAACAGTCTCTTCCGGATGGGCGCCGCCGCCATCGTCCTCTCCAACCGCCACTGCGACCGCCGCCGCGCCCACTACCAGCTCCTCCACGCCGTCCGCACCCACCGCGGCGCCGACGACCGCAGCTACTCCTGCGTCACGCAGGCCGAGGACGGGGAGGGGAAGCTCGGCGTCGCCCTCTCCAAGGACCTCATGGCCGTCGCCGGCGCCGCCCTCAAGGTCAACATCTCCACGCTGGGCCCGCTCGTCCTCCCCTTCTCCGAGCAGCTCCTCTTCCTCGCCGCCTTGGTGCTCAAGAAGGTCTTCAAGGCCCGCTCCGCCGCCGCCGGCTACGTGCCGGACTTCAAGACGGCCTTCGAGCACTTCTGCGTGCACGCCGGCGGCCGCGCGGTGCTGGAGGAGCTGGAGAAGAGCCTGCGGCTGTCGCCGTGGCACATGGAGCCGTCGAGGATGACGCTGTACCGCTTCGGGAACACCTCGAGCAGCTCGTTGTGGTACGAGCTGGCCTACTGCGAGGCCAAGGGCCGGATCCGGTGCGGCGACCGGGTTTGGCAGATCGCGTTCGGCTCCGGCTTCAAGTGCAACAGCGCCGTGTGGCGATCTCTGAAAACGATCGAAACCGCCGACCAGGCCAAAAGCAATCCGTGGCGGGACGAGATCAGCAAGTTCCCCGTCCACGTGCCCAAAGAGGCGCCGCTGGCGCCGTAA